Below is a genomic region from Salvelinus fontinalis isolate EN_2023a chromosome 38, ASM2944872v1, whole genome shotgun sequence.
ggtcatgcttgaggatgttgcaggcagcagaacgttctccacggcgtctccagaacCTGTCACGTCTGTcccgtgctcagtgtgaacctgctttcatctgtgaagagcacagggcgccagtggcgaatttgccaatcttggtgttctctggcaaatgccaaacgtcctgcacggtgttgggctgtaagcacaacccccacctgtggacgtcgggccctcataccaccctcatggagtttgtttctgaccatttgagcagacacatgcacatttgtggcctgctggaggtcattttgccgggctctggcagtgcttctcctgctcctctttgcacaaaggcggaggtagcggtcctgctgctgggttgttgccctcctacggcctcctccacgtctcctgatgtactggcctgtctcctggtagcgcctccatgctctggacactacgctgacagacacagcaaaccttcttgccacagctcgcattgatgtgccatcctggatgagctgcactacctgagccacttgtgtgggttgtagactctgtctcatgctaccactagagtgaaagcaccgccagcattcaaagtgaccaaaacatcagccaggaagcataggaactgagaagtggtctgtggtcaccatctgcagaaccactcctttattggggttgtcttgctaattgcctataatttccacctgttgtctattccatttgcacaacagcatgtgaaatttattgtcaatcagtgttgcttcctaagtggacagtttgatttcacagaagtgtgattgacttggagttacattgttgtttaagtgttccctttatttttttgagcagtgtatatatatatatatatatatcctggtTTAACGTTTGTCAAAGTGCTATTACCCATCCCTGAACTCTTTTCCTTGCAGTCTGAGGTGAACATTACTTATGTGTTCTTTTGggcaccctcccctcccctcccctctcctctcctctcctcctccaaatGCGCTCCATGCCACAGATATAAAACTCACAGGATGCTTGCTGTCAAAGACAGTTGCGAGCACAGAACAGTCATTCAACGAAACCATCTCCAGTCTTCACAAAATAAAGTGAGTAAAAAGCACTTTTCTGTCGCTGACTATTTGCCTTGTTCTAGGGTTCCAGGGTTTGGAATAGTTGCTCTTGATTGAATTACTAAAGAAAATATCTGTCCTCATGGAAAACCTTGTTTTCTGCACATTCATATTTTCAGAGTTGGTTAATATTTTTTCAGTTGGTTATTAAAGATGATGGATTATTGTTTTGGATAACAAGGTGTCGTTGGCTTTATGGTTAATGTATAAGTTATTACGCACAGTagcaaataaaaaataatagcATTTTATTGGCTCCATTATGAAATAAGGACAGGAGCACAGTCACAGTGCATTTGTTTTCTAGTTTGTTTCTCTGCGCTTCTGTGTGGTTTAGATGCGCCCTAATGCAGCGATGGTTCTGGGTATGCTGGCCGTGTACTTGCTGGTATGCATGTCCACTCTGGTGGACACGTATCCATCCAAACCCGTCATTCCCTTAGAAGATGCGCCTGTCGAGGAATTCGCCAAGTACTTCTCTGCACTCAGACACTACATCAACCAAATCACTCGACAGCGGTGAGTTCTTCATCTGCTGATGGGAAGATGCAGCATATGATGAAGATGTATTATTCTGGGTAAACAATGAAATGCATACATTAAACAAGATGTACATTTGATCCCAGAAGATAACACTTGAAAAACACTTATTTCCAAAGTGGTTCTGATGATAATGCTTCTGTTTTGTTACCTTTCACAAAATATCTGTATTTCATATATGGTTTAACTTTGAAGGAAGTAAAGGGTTGCAATAAATGTAAAAATCCTGTTGTCTTTGACTgtttctttacctctctctcaggTATGGGAAAAGATCCAGCCCTGATATGGTGTTCTCTGACCTGCtacagagggagagcacagagagcgTCCCAATAGCAAGCTATGGAAGGTGGGTGTAATAACATACCAAGGATACCGATATACCTGTCCTCAGAATGATCAGCTTTAGACATCTTTTTGGGGATGGGGATTAGTAGCCTAGATCTAATCCATTATTTTTGTTTTATGTAGTTTCATACTGTCAGATGCTGTTTCTCATTGTTTATTGATCCACTATAACCTATAGTATATTGTGCATTTGAGAGTAACAGACACGGCAATAGTCAGTTATTAGTCAATGGACCAACATAATAATGGCCCAACATAAATGAACACTTTGCTTGTTTCTCCTGACAGATATGAAGACCTACCGTTGTGGTGGTGAAGCCAGTGTATTACGGACTTCCATACCAGTCCCTTTCAACAAACCCACTGCCTGTTTgtcacaacaccacaacaacaccacactgCCTGTTGGTCACCGACTCGACCTGGACTTTGATATCTGCAGCCTGCATGcagccacccctctctctctgtcatagtgGAAGTGTCCTGTACATATGTTATTTTCTCCTTTTATGCATCACACTGTGTACTGTAAACCAAAATAAACATTTACTGGTTGGATTAAATCCATCATATAAAGTACCTTGGATCATTTGTTTTATAATGTGACTCTGTTTTAAGTATATAAACAAGAAAATCCTAGGACTCCAGAACCAGAAAGTAAGCAACGTGGTCTTCCTTAAAGAAAAACATTTctagtgtgtttttttttttacacttattGGAGACTAGTTGTTCCTGCCACAACCAGGACCAGGACCGACACCTAGAACCACTGCTGCACAGGGTTCTCTTTGTTCCCACTGGTTTTACTAAGATATACTGCCCTCTTCTGGACTGGTATTAGTACTCTGACACCATTCTACTCCAACTTGGAATCTAGCCTTCAAAAAGCTGTCTGGCGTGAGAGGTGAGAATAACAATTGATTAATTCTGTCCATTATTTCAATGTGTAACATTGTTAACCTTTCACTGGTCTGTGTGGATTTTGATTGTGTACAATTGTTCTATGTAAAAGCACCTTGCCTAACGTGAAAACAGATTTAAGGTGTAGAATCATATTAAGTGGCCTGGGATCCCTATggatccctggtcaaaagtagttcactatggaATAAGGTACAATTTGGGACACTGCCATGGTTACCTCCAAAGGGACATGTGATAATGAGATCTGGTGCATGAACCCAGTTACCTaatttgtgtcccaaatggcaccctctagTGCACTATCGCCTggtagggtgccacttgggactaAGTCCTGTTTTAGACAGAAGATAGAACAGTCCCTGCATACTAATGGGTTCATTGTTCTAGAATGCTCAAATGTAACAAGCTTCTGTCCCAAATTGGCACACTATTCTCTATAttgtggactacttttgaccagggctctggtctaaagtagtgcactatgtagggaatagggtgccaatttgaGACACACAATACAGTAGGATTCTTTACGTTGACGGCCagataatcatgtcaggtctatATGTAATGTCTTTGGCTGTACTGAATAAATAGGCTACTGCTGTCTCTGGCGTTTAATGCTTGTTATTTATTTCACGAGTATGAATGTGTAATAGTGGCTAGTTAGTTACACAACATGACTAGCCACTA
It encodes:
- the LOC129837423 gene encoding pro-neuropeptide Y-like: MLAVKDSCEHRTVIQRNHLQSSQNKMRPNAAMVLGMLAVYLLVCMSTLVDTYPSKPVIPLEDAPVEEFAKYFSALRHYINQITRQRYGKRSSPDMVFSDLLQRESTESVPIASYGRYEDLPLWW